Genomic segment of Seriola aureovittata isolate HTS-2021-v1 ecotype China chromosome 1, ASM2101889v1, whole genome shotgun sequence:
TTCTGCCAACAATTTATTGACCGATCCaagaaataatcagcagattaactgatgatgaaaataatcattacttgCAGCCcgaaaaaaacacattaaacttTCATCGAGGATGTTGTTCATATTTGATTACTTTTTAATCTCTGGGTTTGATTGTCAGACTAAATCCAAAAGCCCATGGATACAGCGctaccaaaaaataaatacattcatgaaGAAGTCCATTATGATAGATTTGCTATATCAAGAAGTTTGCAATATTTGTAGGTTAATTTTCACACTGTAATGAAATTAATGGAACCAATGGTTGCCTGCAACCTGAAATCAATCTAAAAAATTATGGTACGCTTTAGAAAATGTTTAGACAGTGGTGTGAGGTACAACATGTAAAACCACCGATATGGTCCTTTAAAGGAGACTAAACATCAGGGTGTCTTTGTTTTAGAATTTGAGGGCCATACGATACATGGAATATGAGGTACCAGGGTTATAAACACTAAAGCTACTATTCTCCCACAGGAAGACTTGTACTCTTCTCACATTACGGTGCCAAGAAAGTGCTGGTTTCACATCTGCTATAACGCCTGGAGCTGAGCTGGAAACTCTAATGTGTATGGTAATGATATGGCCACAGTCTAGGGCAGGGCATTATGGGTCAGGATGCGGGCAGATATGAAATCCCAGAAATGTTTGTACAGTAACCAACCcctgctgtcactgtcacacCAAGCATGTCTGGCATGGCGAGGAGTGAGAAGGGCTATCAGCACTATTGACGCTTCCCTAGGTAAGCAGGCTTAAAGGTTAACACTTTACTTTATACCATTACAGTCACTGTATGCATCAGCCTACTGCCATGTAAATCCAGAAAGACGACAGACCGTGTAACAGTCTCTTAATAGGTTGCTTGTGTATAAGCCAGATATAAAGTAAAGTGCAGCAGCATCTACAGTAGTGCATGATGCTGGTGGGAGAGAAAATGGCCAGCTTGGTTTGGAGGGGGTTACGGGGCACACACAGGGGGTCACAAGGGCAAAGCCTTTATATAGAGAAGCTCTTACCTGCCCTTCGTGCCTTTTGACCCCTTCCCATCAACCCTCTTTATAGTGAGTTTTACACTCCTACGCCCGGTTGCAGAAACAAAAGAGGGTGGGGATGTTGATGAGCGAGGCACTGGCACAACTGCTATCAGCTGGAAACTCTCCCCCCCTTTACAGCCTCATTAGAAATATCGTCAAAACAACAGCGTGTGTGTTGTCAGAAAGGGCTCAGTTTACAGCCTCAGGTGTATCGTTACTGTAACTGTTCACTTTGGAAATGAACTGGACCATGAAGGGTCACGGATGTGCAGTTGAAGTCCAGCTTCACTTTAGTGACAACTTAAAAGACCAGTTAGATGaggagattgataccactctcacactggttagcttatcttagcataaagactggaaatgagggggaaacagctagcctggcttaGCACTAataatggattttattttaatggtgcATTTGCATCCATTCTGATAACAgcttgtttatatgtttatagtttttttttttttcaaacaaaagacATGTATGCAGCATAAGATAAGCAGCTGCTCACCGACCTTTTGCTTTATATTTACCGTACATATgtgagtggcatcaatcttttcatctaactcttcGCCAGAAAAGGaaattttcccaaaatgtaaaagtattcTGGACAGTTCAGCCTTAATAGTCGACTCAGCTGCCTTGTCTTAAGCTAGAAACAAAAACCAAGACAGCCAGACAAACGCTGAAGCTGCGTAATTAGAAGTAAAAAGGTGAATGACGTTGTGGTAACAGCCACAGTGCACAAGACAAAATATCTAAACTCTCAAATCTGAAATTACTGTTCcctaaattaatcaattaccaCATATGTTGCACTGACAGAGCTGTTCAtaggtaaatgtgtgtttgtttccttggGGTGTTTGTTTCTACTAGCATCACAATAAGTTGGTACCTTACCCCTCTTTGAGCATGATTGGTGTTTCAATACTCTTCTGATCCCATTTGCCAGACGTGGAGATCAGGTCTAGGAACtgtagagaggaggagaggatgtcATTTATCAACATATTTACTGTGATGATTACTTTTGTTCACTGTCATATGAGGCTTTAATATCTCTCTATCCACTTTTTCAGTTCTTCTCAAATGTCTGTTGTTCAAAAACACATTCCATCACCCATTTATCTGATTGTGTGTCCATGAAGTGGACGCCATTTATTGAATATAACAAGGTAGGAAGCAAAACACTCACATTCTTCACAGCGTCGGCGTATTTCTGCTCATTGAAGTAGTCATAAAATGCAGCCATGTACGACTCTTTGAAATTGgccttaataaataaataaaagtatggaaagaaagagtgacagagagaaaaaacatcagcaagTTGTGATTTAATTTAAGTGTTCAGATTGAAATACAAATGAAGTGTGGTTTAGTCACAGgagtgaaaatggaaaaatgcacTTTGAGCAGAGAAACTCACAGATTTAGACTTTGCGAGACTTCCCAGGGTCTGGATCGTCTTGGAGATGAGGGTCAGGGTTCGTGAGGTGGCAGGATCCTATAGGGACAAGAAAAGACAtgtattaaaactaaataaatcaaGTTTTGAGAGATCAACTATTCCACAAAACTacacatataaaatacacacagatttATAACAGTGGCCTGTCTGTAACttaccaacaaaaacaaagagtgcAAGTCAAAAGTACAGGTGCATTTATCAGTCTATACACAAGGTAAACTAACCGTTTcttgtactgtgtgtactgttcACAACGCTAATGGCTTCTGGAATAAAACCAAActcacttctgtttgttttacatgcaGGCAATCTAAAAGACATCCCTGATAGCATTAGCTCAAAGTGTCCATAGAGGACATCATGTATGGGCTCATATTAAGCTGTGCTAgccatctttgtgttttgccaATAATTTGGAGCTGAGGGTGTTAACACCTTGCAATCtgttcttctccttctttgataaaaacaacacagttactggatgtttttttttgatggcATGAATGACATGTtggctgcatgtgtgttcatattttgatttgaatatCAGACTCACTGGATGGTGCGGCCGTAGATGGAACAAGTTGGGGGAGAGGATGGCTGGAGCAAAGAAACGCAGGAAGATGAAACTGCTCACTGCTGTGTATCGGACGTCTTGGTCAACTacagagcaaaaaaacaaaatcaaaaacagagcTACCTGCTTAAATTACACCTAAGATATTACAGACACAGTCAGTCTGAAAGAAGACAAGTGAATATTCTTAAATGTGCTGTCTGAATGACACAGAAAATGagttccattttgttttctatcGTCCTTTTAACTAGGAGCTGCACACTACTTTGTttagaaagataaaaacagatattgATTGTGTATATGGATGATACGCAAAGCCTGGGAGAACAGCCTTTTATCAGGATAAACTGTGGGCTTGTACCAGTTATTTATGatgtacacatacatatgtTATATGTTGTAACTGATCTTTTTGTATATGTATTACCAGGAGATGCATGTTTTGTAAAAGTAAGGGTGTTTTGTAATCCCATGTGGGATGGGCCAGGTGTTTGGAAtgatacagaaataaaaactaaataatttcTCAATTTTTATCATACAGTATCTACTTCCTCTGACTGCAGTGCCAGGTGCCAGCCAACAGGAGGCAGCACAGTATATGACACCGGATGTACATATTGTATGGTAGAGGCGTAACCATAATAAGTGTGTAGGAGGCTTAAGTGGTTTCAGTTTTCACTCAAATAGCGCAGCACAAAAAGCTCCTCTGTGATGCAGAGTGTCCTTGGACATCTTGCACATCCTGTTCTTTATTGTCCGTTTCCTGTTCCTTATTAGCGCTTTTCTTCTATGTCTTGTGATCCGTTCAGGAGGCGAGTTACCTTGGAAACGGGTGGCAGCAGACTctctcagagagaagaagataTCACACATGACGGTCGGACAGCGAACGCCAGAGGTGGTGATAACGTTGAAGATACGGTCTACATACTGACGAAGGTtttcctgggggggggggggggggggcagaggtgTCAGATAACATGGACAACAATggcacacaaaaataaaaacataaacttgtCTTCTTACTCTGTTTGTGTCCAGGTTCTCTGACTCTTTCAGTTTGACTGGGTCGATTTCACAGGATTTGTGTTCTGTGCAGATCTGTGAAGATTtagaaaagcattaaaatgtcaattgGTAATTGATTTTCCAACATATCCTTAGATGTGCCACAGAGAAAGACATGTGAGATTAATTCAATcaagatataaaaaaagagtCTGGAATTTGGTAAAACTAAGAGAGACCAATACTGCGAGTAAAGAAAAAGGGAGTATTGCATTGTTTTACCTCATCTATGATTGGTTTGAGTGTGACCTGCAGATAGTGCATTCCTGCTAGCTTCATGGTCTCATCGATGCACTTGGAAGTCAGGGAATTTCCCCGGAAAATGGTGTTTGGATCCCTGATAAAAGGAGgcaaagtgtgtttttgagtaCAAATTTAAACTACAGCTTGTGTCTCAAAATGAGACACCAAAGCCTGTCAAAATTAATAAATCAGTCATTTAACATCCAAAGTAAATTATATTACAGTGGTGGCATATATTTCAACAGTCAGGTCAAAATGCTAAGCTCGGTGATGTTCGCATAAAACCTGATGACCCAATTCCTACAGTCACTTCAATTAAtaatctctaaaaaaaaaaaaaaatctaaccaCGGTGATACATCTGAAACTAATTTAGCAGCCAAATTAAATCTAAATCCCAAATATACCACATTCACTTGGCTTATGTTGAAGAAATGtactttattattactttaGTATTGCTAACAAAGCtaaagctacaaaaacaaagtattccttaaatatgggaaaaaaaatctggaaacATGCATCTTTCTCTTTTGTGATGAATACAATTCATAGGATAGCCACACAACAGGAGATGAGCTGGACTCTTAGTAAAGCTGTAAAACTAAACATGCAACACTCACTGTGTGCGGTTGACTTCCGCATGAGCGATGGCGCTGATGAAAGGCACGATCTTGCCGTAGTGAAGAAAGAGACGCACAAGGGGAATGGCGGCTTCCTGTTTCTCTCGACACACCTCCCCCAAGATATTAGCCGTGGATGCAGACACAGGCTGAACAGAGAGGACGAGGAGTATAGAAGTAGCATTCAAACAGTGACGATGAAGCAGGTCAAGATGCTGCAGGACACATAAATACGATGAGTCTGAGCAGAGCATTGACACATTCATATGAACATACAGTACCTCTACGTTAGCAGAGTACAGCAGTAGATCTCTGAGGGGAGTGTAATGTTCGGAGGGGAAGACGTGGTCCTCAGTGTAAACGATGTTCAAACGTAGAGAGCCAAGCTCTTCTACCTTCACTGACTTCCCTCCATTCTCCCTCGGCTGGAGAAAGTACCTAAAGAAGGAAAATGTTCATTGTAAAATACTTTATTACTTTTACAAAGACATGTATGAAAAACTTCACTTAAGTAAAAAATACATAAgtgttatcagcaaaatgtacttaaagtatcaaagttGTAAGTTTCTCCTGTGACTGATAtctgatattattatattgttaatactaatgcattaatgtgtaagcagtgttttactgtgaagcTAGTTCTCACTACTTTAGGTAGGTACTTAAGGTAGTTttgtccagtggttcccaaactaaACATCAGACCCCTTCAAAGGGTCAGAAGATAAATGAGAGATGATGATTGGGTGACATAAATATATTAAGTATACAGTGTGTTGTATTTCATAATCTTGtcatattaaaggaaaaatgcAACTAGTAACTTCACTTGTcttataaaagtataaaagtgaaatatttctgtctgaaatgtagtgaagtagaaaTATAAAGCATTGTAAAACAGAACTCAAATTTGTAGTTAGGTGCAGTACTTGAGAAAATGTAATTAGATGATGTGATGTGTCAGTGATATTCCTCTCACCATGCATCGTGGACCCCAAACTGACCCAGGACCCGCAGAGGAACCCGCACACCTCCCAGGAACTCGTCGCCGAACTTCAGGTTGCTGGCGTTCCACAGATCCACCCTGAACACAAACCACGGGGAAATAGTTCAAACGTGAGAAATGCCTTCAATGACACCAAGTTCAGCACTGATCCTGACAGTACTGTCCCACCTGAGCGCCAGCTTGTCAACGTCCTCTTCTTCAACATCAAACTGGCGCCTGGTGTAACTTAATGGCCGCGTCACCTAGAAATAGAGATGGAGTAAACATTTAGCATAAAAGATATAGAAGTCGGTATTTCGTCCTGTTGAGCTGCACAGTCAAATACATCCCCAAAAATGAGCTGGTGGAATTCGTGATTGGGGATATTCGGCTGTatgaataaaactgacttgacaaAGCATTTGAAGCCCCTTTTGTATTATAGAAAACCTGTTACTTTAGTAGATAaatagttgttttgtttttaattaagcCAAAATGAGCCAAATCAAACTCGGGGGAGCTGCCACAGATCAGAATGCGGCAGGGCCCATGTAGGTTTGGagcaataagaaaataaaattcgaaacaataaaaaaaaaaggacaaccACATGACAGAAATGTGATAAATGGCCTGTGTTTGCGTGTGGATGTGGATCTCTGTGTGCGACACAGAGGGGTGGGGGCTGCAGGCAGAGAGCACCACAGGGTATGCGCAGCCCTGTTCATGTGGTGGTTGGGAATAAATGAGACGATCTTGTCGGACAGAAATCAATGGGCCAGATTGTTTGGTGGTTTGTCCGAATCAATCATACTCTTGTCCTGCTGTGTTCTGGAGGCCAGAGGGAGGAGCGAAACAAAAATGTCAGAGCAGTGCTGCTAGTGAGCGAGGATTAACGGGGGCACTGTGAAAGgcatgttgtgtatgtgtgtgtgaaaaattaTCTATGAATATAAACTAATGAATATAAATTAACATAAACAGTGgcaatgtttttataatgtcaatcagagaaacaaacatacTGCAATTCTAGCTGCTTTTGTTAATTTTTATCTCATGAATCTCAACAGTTACAGTAGTAGTAATGCTAGAGTGAGTTTGTGAGTAGGGctagtgcaaaaaaaaatttctataaacattaaataatgaaataaacattaacTGTGGCATGTTTTTaagaagaaaatcagaaaaataaaacacacagcaaacgATTTCACATTGTTTCCAGTTGTCTGGATTTGAtgaaaaaagcagatttttacCATATCATGTATCTATATATTTAGGATGCctattattttgatcaataaaaGACAGCTTTACTGCATGTCAGctttgtgaaaactgtgaaCCGCAATATTTCAAAATCACTCATGTACATGTGATCAGTCACTCTGATTATTAAAGGTCCCGTACACCTCACACGTGTTTGTGCTACTTCTAATCAGACTCCTGCTCATGTTGAAAGTCAATAGAGCTGTGacgacaaaacaaaacaatgagaaaGATGAAGGTGTAACTTAACAAAAATAATAGGACTGTCAGAGAGATTTCAATCAAGTGTAGTCGGAGCACACCACACGCCACTGAGGAGGAGTCCGAGTAGGCAACATAACTAAAACCACCTGTGTGCAACCACTTCATATTGTAGAAACTGCTTCTCTGTGGTCGGAAATGTAGCCAAAAGTATGACACCACTTCCCCCTATGTTCTTATGCACTTGTGGCCTGGGGCCGTTTTGCATGGCTTGGGTTTGGCCCCTTAGGTCCAATTAAGAGAAATCTTCTAGCAACAGAAGAATGATCTTTTAGACAGCAGTGTGATAGTCTTGATGAgggtatttttgtgtttcaataTGACGATGCCAATGTGCACGAAAGCTGCACACCAAAGGATGTGACAGcagcatttacagtaaatgccCATTGTTTTTGGGTGTATTGTTCAGGCCACCACATACTATTGGCCATATAGGGTGTTTATGAACCCTCACTCTGGTTTTGACTGATCCCCgacatgaaaacacaccttCAGGTTTATAAGCTTTGTTGATGTTAAACTAAACAAATGACATACAGGAAACCTTTACCTCAAAATAGAAAACCTCCTCAAACTGTGGATTGTTGGTTTTCCTCTTCACCTTGGTCTTTTTGGCATCTGACCTGTGGAGGCAGGAAGGCAGACAGATGTAAAATCACATGTTCATCCAAAGTTAAACATGATGAAACAAAGTTGTGGATGGTGACTGGTGAAATCAGGACCTTGAAGGTCCTAATAAGGAGACAGCAGCATAGGGATCACATTGGCCGTTGACAATTGGAAGACCTTGGCACTCCAGCACTCTGTAGAAACACATAATAAGCAGATATGAATGAATAAGCACACTACTGTATATGCATAGActcgctcacacactcacacacacacacacacacacacacacacacctgtaacacATTAACGTGGTGCTAATTTTAATGCACCATCAGCCCTGTGTGATCTCATCCTCGCCCTATCGCCAGATGCCagggataaaaaaaactatctaACTATCTAACTACTATTTACACCAATATAGACAATTACTATAAAGATGTTAGGAGGAGCTAACTTAGCTCTTTttaaacaaagggaaaaaatgGCAGCACATTAAATGAGAACAGGATAAAAAGATCTTCAAATGCCAAATGCCACAGGCTGCACAGAACAATCTGAATATCCTCCCAGAGGACTCTTTAAGCTCTGTTAAGCTCTATATTATCGCTTAATCAAATGACTGATGTGAAAGGGTCACCAGTGCTGTCAAGACCACTGAGAACTGACACCCAATCCTACACCTCTGCAAAGCTTTTAGGCTCATCGTCCCACACAGACAGCGAGAGTCTCACTAGTCTCAGCAACAGCCCAATACAGTACAACAAAACAGGAAGCTATTTCTAGTATACAAGCCTCTAAAGAAacaatactacaatacccatgagcaTTCGTAGTTGCTGACCCTTAATttaaaagtgaatttatttaCGCTGTATAGTGTCTTTTACGTTTTCTCAGCACTGTCATCTTTAGCTTCTGTTGGCAGCTCACGACATAATTTCCAGCTTGGTGATTGGATGTTTTGAGAATCGTAGTTAACGTCTTGTACCATCGAGTTTTTATCAGGGaagataacatttttttgcaaatgcTGCTATccaatagattttttttaataacatttcatataatattttattaaccTTTACTTTTTAACACAAGTAATCGAGTGTTTAAGTGGCTGAAAGAGGCATGTTGATTTTTAAAGACCACATCATATCAAGTAATTCAGTCTTGCCGCCCCCTTTTCACGGACATAAAACATCTGGTCCATTCATATTCTACTTCACTCCTACGCTGGAGGGTCCCTGCTAGTAAGATGAGAGCTCTCTGAGAGTTTTCTCAACATGTGAAAATGGCCTCTTGAGTCAATGTTAGATGTATATGTATGTAAGAAGGACACACCAAGAGGggcagatgaaaagaaatggaggaaagTCATTTCGTTTGAGCTGTTGGCAAAGACTTGTGTCAGTTTTAAAACCCTGCATGATCAAGCAACTACAGACCACTTGAGAGAggccagagaaaaacaaaataaaaaccagaagAGACCACATCTTGAGGAAAATGGACAGACTCCTGACTCTATGGTCGAGGATTTGATCCTGAAGTGTAGGACTCAAGGATCTCTGAGcaccagaggaagaaaagagcagaatggaaaaaaaaaagtttgttgaCCTTTCTCTTCTAGTTCTACAGAAATTCCTTTttactatctatctatctatctatctatctatctatctatctatctatctatctatctatctatctatctatctatctatctataaccCAGCTGCCCAATGACATCATGCTCTAAGGGGATTAGCACCCAAAGAGGACAGGACACCCAGCAGGACgaatcacttcctgtgtgtcatGGTGATGCACCGCTAGTCACACCGTATGATGAATTACACAGCAAATCGTAGCGCGTCCCACAACTGAactgacacacatgcaacagcttgcccgctgacacacacacacacacacacacacgcgcacacacacacacacacacacacacacgcacacacacgcacaaacacacacacacacacaggttcctAATAAGGAATAAGGAGTGGGCTGGGTTAAGCATCACTAATACCACAGCGCTTCCTGTCCAATAAGCTTGTTTATATAACCCCTGCTTGGCCTACTATCCAGccctctccctgtccctgtcccCCGTCGCTGCTGTGAGCTCTGACATGCCAGACAGTGGTAGTGAGAAGCAGACTTATTTGTTTTAGTCGACATTACTCATATCGGGTTAATGCGCTTCTGTTCTGCGCCCACGTATCCTGTCAAAAACAATTTCACTCACATAAGAGGGAAATGAATTGTATCATGGTCCACCAtagtccaaaaaacaaacaaacacacaaaacacacaaaaagcgGATGTGATTATGAGTCAGCATCCCTGACAGGTGACGTATTCCATgtaagtgaaatgaaataaatgagaaCAGTTTTGGTAATAAGATGCTTCCTGTTCCCGTTGACATTCGTGATATTGCACAATCATCTACGTGTAAGCCTGTCGGTATTT
This window contains:
- the rasa3 gene encoding ras GTPase-activating protein 3 isoform X1, whose translation is MAVEEEGLRVFQSVKIKIGEAKNIPPYPGPNRMRDCYCTVNLDQEEVFRTKIVEKSLCPFYGEDFYCEIPRSFRHLSFYIFDRDVFRRDSSIGKVAVKKEDLQKYLGKDTWFQIQPVSADSEVQGKVHLELRLSEVITDSGVIIHKLATRVLECQGLPIVNGQCDPYAAVSLLGPSRSDAKKTKVKRKTNNPQFEEVFYFEVTRPLSYTRRQFDVEEEDVDKLALRVDLWNASNLKFGDEFLGGVRVPLRVLGQFGVHDAWYFLQPRENGGKSVKVEELGSLRLNIVYTEDHVFPSEHYTPLRDLLLYSANVEVLYVHMNVSMLCSDSSYLCVLQHLDLLHRHCLNATSILLVLSVQPVSASTANILGEVCREKQEAAIPLVRLFLHYGKIVPFISAIAHAEVNRTQDPNTIFRGNSLTSKCIDETMKLAGMHYLQVTLKPIIDEICTEHKSCEIDPVKLKESENLDTNRENLRQYVDRIFNVITTSGVRCPTVMCDIFFSLRESAATRFQVDQDVRYTAVSSFIFLRFFAPAILSPNLFHLRPHHPDPATSRTLTLISKTIQTLGSLAKSKSANFKESYMAAFYDYFNEQKYADAVKNFLDLISTSGKWDQKSIETPIMLKEGFMIKRAQGRNRFGMKNFKKRWFRLTNHEFTYHKTKGEGALCSIPIENILAVERLEEESFKMKNMFQVIQPERALYIQANNCVEARDWIDILTKVSQCNRKRLSTYHPSAYLNGHWLCCKFSADTAPGCTPCTGGLPANIQLDVDGDRETQRIYSLYITYMTKLIKMQEACGSKSVYDGPEQEEYSTFVIDDPQETYKTLKQIVSAVDTLEQQHTKYKRDKFRNTKIGSQENPIGDKSFQCYIRQQSESSTYSI
- the rasa3 gene encoding ras GTPase-activating protein 3 isoform X2, translating into MAVEEEGLRVFQSVKIKIGEAKNIPPYPGPNRMRDCYCTVNLDQEEVFRTKIVEKSLCPFYGEDFYCEIPRSFRHLSFYIFDRDVFRRDSSIGKVAVKKEDLQKYLGKDTWFQIQPVSADSEVQGKVHLELRLSEVITDSGVIIHKLATRVLECQGLPIVNGQCDPYAAVSLLGPSRSDAKKTKVKRKTNNPQFEEVFYFEVTRPLSYTRRQFDVEEEDVDKLALRVDLWNASNLKFGDEFLGGVRVPLRVLGQFGVHDAWYFLQPRENGGKSVKVEELGSLRLNIVYTEDHVFPSEHYTPLRDLLLYSANVEPVSASTANILGEVCREKQEAAIPLVRLFLHYGKIVPFISAIAHAEVNRTQDPNTIFRGNSLTSKCIDETMKLAGMHYLQVTLKPIIDEICTEHKSCEIDPVKLKESENLDTNRENLRQYVDRIFNVITTSGVRCPTVMCDIFFSLRESAATRFQVDQDVRYTAVSSFIFLRFFAPAILSPNLFHLRPHHPDPATSRTLTLISKTIQTLGSLAKSKSANFKESYMAAFYDYFNEQKYADAVKNFLDLISTSGKWDQKSIETPIMLKEGFMIKRAQGRNRFGMKNFKKRWFRLTNHEFTYHKTKGEGALCSIPIENILAVERLEEESFKMKNMFQVIQPERALYIQANNCVEARDWIDILTKVSQCNRKRLSTYHPSAYLNGHWLCCKFSADTAPGCTPCTGGLPANIQLDVDGDRETQRIYSLYITYMTKLIKMQEACGSKSVYDGPEQEEYSTFVIDDPQETYKTLKQIVSAVDTLEQQHTKYKRDKFRNTKIGSQENPIGDKSFQCYIRQQSESSTYSI